The Anomaloglossus baeobatrachus isolate aAnoBae1 chromosome 10, aAnoBae1.hap1, whole genome shotgun sequence genome has a segment encoding these proteins:
- the LOC142254973 gene encoding catalase-like: MCHLCYIYVVFINFKEYTSVIMAGRCMYSAPIQKAGKEAQGPQPELMTTAAGNPIGNKTTSLTAGPRGPLLLQDATFIEEMSHFVRERIPERVVHARGAGAFGFFEVTHDITKYCKSQLFQYVGKKTSVAVRFSTTTGETGTSELVRDPRGFAVKFYTQEGNWDIVGNNTPIFFIRDPIMFPSLSHAQKRHPQTHRKDPNMLWDFFSLRPETLHEVSHLFSDKGIPDGYRHMDGFSNHAFKLVNEQGESVFAKFQLQSNQGLKNLPRETAKELAGKNPDYANKDLQDAINNGDFPSWTLCIQVMTPEQVKKMPFNPFDITKVWYEDKFPLIPVGKVTLNRNPVNFFAEVEQIAFSPSNMIPGIETSPDKILQGRMFAYSDAQRHRLGVNFAQIPVNAPKKSKAANVERDGLMAMGDNQGNAPNYYPNSYGGPQDRRECLQSTFSVQGDAARYDDSEEDNVSQVKKFYLDLSEEERQRLCENIAESLSVAELFIQKRAVKNFSDVHPEYGKRVQGELDKVAAAKKAAQSNQTPILQKVTLH; the protein is encoded by the exons CCTGAGCTGATGACAACAGCCGCTGGGAATCCCATTGGAAACAAGACCACCTCACTGACCGCCGGCCCCCGAGGGCCACTCCTCCTCCAGGATGCAACCTTTATTGAAGAAATGTCTCACTTTGTCAGGGAGCGTATTCCCGAGAGGGTGGTGCACGCTCGAGGAGCCG GAGCGTTCGGATTCTTCGAGGTCACTCATGACATCACCAAGTATTGCAAATCCCAGTTGTTTCAGTATGTTGGGAAGAAGACGTCGGTAGCTGTCCGCTTCTCTACTACCA CCGGCGAAACGGGGACGTCAGAACTTGTCAGAGATCCTCGCGGATTTGCTGTTAAATTCTATACGCAAGAAGGAAACTGGGATATTGTTGGGAATAACACCCCAATATTCTTCATAAGAGACCCCATCATG TTTCCATCACTTTCCCATGCTCAGAAGAGACACCCTCAGACGCATCGTAAGGATCCAAACATGCTGTGGGATTTCTTCAGTCTGCGACCTGAAACTCTACACGAG GTCAGCCACCTTTTTTCGGACAAAGGCATTCCTGATGGATATCGCCACATGGACGGATTTTCCAACCATGCCTTTAAACTGGTGAACGAACAGGGGGAGTCCGTGTTTGCGAAATTCCAGCTCCAG TCTAACCAGGGGCTGAAGAATCTGCCCAGAGAGACCGCCAAGGAGCTGGCCGGAAAAAATCCCGACTACGCCAATAAAGACCTTCAAGACGCCATAAACAATGGCGACTTCCCATCCTGGACATTGTGCATCCAAGTCATGACCCCGGAGCAGGTCAAGAAGATGCCCTTCAATCCTTTCGATATCACGAAG GTTTGGTATGAGGATAAGTTCCCGTTGATACCCGTGGGAAAGGTCACATTGAACAGGAATCCGGTCAACTTCTTTGCTGAAGTGGAGCAGATCGCCTTCTCACCGAGTAACATGATACCTGGCATAGAGACCAGTCCTGACAAGATCCTGCAA GGGCGTATGTTCGCCTACTCAGATGCTCAGCGGCACCGGCTAGGAGTGAATTTTGCGCAGATTCCAGTAAACGCCCCGAAGAAGTCTAAAGCCGCAAATGTAGAGCGTGATGGGCTAATGGCAATGGGTGACAATCAAG GAAATGCCCCCAACTATTACCCAAACAGTTATGGGGGTCCCCAGGACAGACGGGAGTGCCTGCAGAGCACATTCTCTGTGCAGGGGGATGCGGCCAGGTACGATGATTCAGAAGAAGACAACGTGTCTCAG GTGAAAAAGTTTTACCTCGATCTGTCAGAAGAGGAGCGGCAGAGGCTTTGTGAGAACATCGCAGAAAGCTTGTCTGTAGCCGAACTGTTCATTCAGAAGAGAGCG GTAAAAAACTTCTCAGACGTGCACCCGGAATACGGAAAAAGAGTGCAGGGGGAGCTGGACAAAGTGGCGGCTGCCAAGAAG gCCGCACAGAGCAATCAGACCCCGATATTACAGAAGGTGACCCTGCATTAG